A region from the Afifella aestuarii genome encodes:
- a CDS encoding DsbE family thiol:disulfide interchange protein yields the protein MKRVWLVLLLVLFMALVAIFWKQLGEDASQVPSALIGKEVPDFDLPPLYEDGKGLKTADLEEGVHLVNIWASWCGPCRGEHPVLMQLSEDDRFDVTSINYKDEGENARRFLGTLGNPFDRIATDSTGRTAIDWGVYGVPETFIVRDGIIVYKNVGPLNTKAFQTDFMPALEKAISEEEAEKSGGQQPTS from the coding sequence ATGAAACGCGTCTGGCTCGTTTTGCTGCTCGTTCTGTTCATGGCTCTCGTGGCCATCTTCTGGAAACAGCTCGGCGAGGACGCCTCGCAGGTTCCCTCCGCCCTCATCGGCAAGGAAGTGCCCGATTTCGATCTTCCGCCGCTTTACGAAGACGGCAAGGGCCTCAAGACCGCCGATCTCGAAGAGGGCGTGCATCTCGTCAATATCTGGGCCTCCTGGTGCGGCCCGTGCCGCGGCGAGCATCCGGTGCTGATGCAATTGTCGGAAGACGACCGCTTCGACGTCACCAGCATCAATTACAAGGACGAGGGCGAAAACGCCCGCCGTTTCCTCGGGACGCTCGGCAATCCCTTCGATCGCATCGCGACGGATTCGACCGGGCGCACGGCGATCGACTGGGGCGTCTACGGCGTGCCGGAGACGTTCATCGTGCGCGACGGCATCATCGTCTACAAGAATGTCGGCCCGCTCAACACCAAGGCCTTTCAGACGGATTTCATGCCGGCGTTGGAGAAGGCGATCTCCGAGGAAGAGGCCGAAAAAAGCGGCGGCCAGCAGCCGACGAGCTGA
- a CDS encoding (2Fe-2S)-binding protein, protein MFKRAEETGAPSLSFTFEGKALKARTGDTIAAALLAADERIFRTTPVTETPRGPFCLMGVCFDCLVEIDGVPNRQACMVQVEEGMQVRRQSGSAEVIS, encoded by the coding sequence ATGTTCAAGCGCGCTGAGGAGACGGGCGCTCCCTCCCTCTCCTTCACTTTCGAAGGCAAGGCCCTGAAGGCCCGCACCGGCGACACGATCGCGGCGGCTCTTCTCGCGGCCGACGAACGCATTTTCCGCACCACGCCGGTCACCGAGACGCCGCGCGGCCCCTTCTGCCTGATGGGCGTCTGCTTCGACTGCCTCGTCGAGATCGACGGCGTGCCGAACCGCCAGGCCTGCATGGTGCAGGTCGAAGAGGGCATGCAGGTGCGCCGCCAGTCGGGCAGCGCGGAGGTGATCTCCTGA
- the dapF gene encoding diaminopimelate epimerase, whose amino-acid sequence MNTPFLKMNGLANDFVVVDTRAGGVRPAPEIIRKLADRKTGVGFDQFITLERSPSGADIFMRIDNADGGEVAACGNATRCVASLVMAETGKPHASIETRAGLLIGQISGEAISVDMGVPKFDWQSIPLAEEFHDTRAIELQIGPVDAPVLHSPAVVNVGNPHAVFFVDDVDAHQIERFGPLLENHPIFPERANITVAHVETPNRIRIRTWERGAGLTRACGTGACATLVTAARTGRSAREAVIAMPGGELTIRWDERDHIWMTGPAETEFAGTFDPETGAWQRAEEAAE is encoded by the coding sequence ATGAACACGCCCTTTTTGAAAATGAACGGTCTCGCCAACGACTTCGTGGTCGTCGACACGCGTGCGGGAGGCGTGCGTCCGGCGCCTGAAATCATCAGGAAGCTCGCCGACCGAAAAACGGGCGTCGGCTTCGACCAGTTCATCACTCTGGAGCGTTCGCCTTCAGGTGCCGACATCTTCATGCGCATCGACAACGCCGATGGCGGCGAGGTTGCGGCCTGCGGCAACGCCACGCGCTGCGTTGCCTCCCTCGTCATGGCGGAGACGGGCAAGCCCCATGCCTCGATCGAGACGCGCGCCGGCCTTCTCATCGGCCAGATCTCCGGCGAGGCGATTTCCGTCGATATGGGCGTGCCGAAATTCGACTGGCAATCGATCCCGCTCGCCGAGGAATTCCACGACACCCGTGCGATCGAACTGCAGATCGGCCCGGTCGATGCGCCGGTTCTGCATTCGCCCGCCGTCGTCAATGTCGGCAACCCGCACGCCGTCTTCTTCGTCGATGACGTCGACGCGCATCAGATCGAGCGTTTCGGCCCGCTTCTGGAAAACCATCCGATCTTCCCGGAGCGCGCCAACATCACCGTCGCCCATGTGGAGACGCCGAACCGCATCCGCATTCGCACCTGGGAGCGCGGCGCCGGCCTGACGCGTGCCTGCGGCACCGGCGCCTGCGCCACGCTCGTCACCGCCGCCCGCACCGGCCGTTCGGCTCGCGAGGCGGTGATCGCCATGCCGGGCGGCGAACTCACGATCCGCTGGGACGAGCGCGACCACATCTGGATGACCGGCCCGGCCGAGACGGAATTTGCGGGAACTTTTGATCCTGAGACGGGCGCCTGGCAGCGCGCCGAGGAGGCGGCCGAATGA
- a CDS encoding FAD-dependent oxidoreductase, protein MTGTPMADLIVVGGGLHGCSAALHAAKRGLSVIVIEKDNAGRHASGVNAGGVRRLGRNYAEVPISVRSMEIWHRIGDLVDDDCGFQRCPQIKVAETEAELETLEKRAADLRELGFTHEVIVDQQELRRLLPAVAPHCVGGLASLDDGFAIPYNTTFAFQRKARALGVQFFEKTRVEKVRRDGKDWHVDTSAGTFKGRNLLNCAGAWAGEIARQLGEHAPIEAIAPMMIVTARMKRFCDAVVGGCGRPLSFKQAENGTVIIGGGRRGYPDPKTNKSEMRFSQLRYSAETAIGIFPIMKSATIVRSWAGIEGRMPDDIPVIGPSSTHENAFHAFGFSAHGFQLGPAVGEIMAELIATGHTNAPIAPFSITRFAKS, encoded by the coding sequence GTGACCGGCACGCCTATGGCGGATCTCATCGTCGTCGGCGGCGGCCTGCACGGCTGCTCGGCCGCGCTGCACGCCGCCAAACGCGGCCTGTCGGTGATCGTCATCGAAAAGGACAATGCCGGCCGCCATGCCTCCGGCGTGAATGCCGGCGGCGTGCGCCGCCTCGGCCGGAATTACGCGGAGGTGCCGATCTCGGTGCGCTCGATGGAAATCTGGCACCGGATCGGGGATCTCGTCGACGACGATTGCGGCTTTCAGCGCTGTCCGCAGATCAAGGTGGCGGAGACCGAAGCGGAGCTCGAGACGCTCGAAAAGCGGGCTGCCGATCTCCGCGAACTCGGCTTCACCCACGAAGTCATCGTCGATCAGCAGGAATTGCGGCGTCTCCTCCCCGCCGTCGCCCCGCATTGCGTCGGCGGGCTCGCAAGCCTCGATGACGGCTTCGCCATCCCCTACAACACGACCTTCGCCTTTCAGCGCAAGGCGCGCGCGCTCGGCGTCCAGTTCTTCGAGAAGACGCGCGTCGAGAAAGTGCGCCGCGACGGGAAGGACTGGCACGTCGACACTTCGGCCGGCACCTTTAAGGGACGCAATCTCCTCAATTGCGCCGGCGCCTGGGCGGGCGAAATCGCCAGACAGCTCGGCGAGCATGCCCCCATCGAGGCGATTGCGCCGATGATGATCGTGACGGCGCGCATGAAGCGCTTCTGCGATGCCGTCGTCGGCGGCTGTGGCCGCCCGCTGTCGTTCAAGCAGGCGGAAAACGGCACCGTCATCATCGGCGGCGGACGGCGCGGCTATCCCGATCCGAAGACCAACAAATCCGAGATGCGCTTCTCGCAGCTGCGCTATTCGGCGGAGACGGCAATCGGCATCTTTCCGATCATGAAGAGCGCCACCATCGTCCGCTCCTGGGCCGGCATAGAAGGCCGCATGCCCGACGACATTCCGGTCATCGGCCCCTCATCGACCCACGAAAACGCCTTCCACGCTTTCGGCTTTTCCGCCCATGGCTTCCAGCTGGGCCCGGCCGTCGGCGAGATCATGGCGGAACTGATCGCGACCGGGCACACCAACGCCCCGATCGCACCGTTTTCCATCACCCGCTTCGCCAAGTCCTGA
- the mtaB gene encoding tRNA (N(6)-L-threonylcarbamoyladenosine(37)-C(2))-methylthiotransferase MtaB: protein MSLDILTFGCRLNTYESEVMRREAGEELSDAIIVNTCAVTAEAVRQARQAIRKARRENPGRRIVVTGCAAQTDPEMFAEMAEVDLVLGNAEKTERSAWARVARSPMDLPPLEKIVVSDIMAIRETAPQFVDAFEGRTRAFVQVQNGCDHRCTFCIIPYGRGNSRSVAMGPVVEEVRRLVAAGYPEIVLTGVDLTSWGADLPGAPRLGRLVRTILRHVPELARLRLSSIDSIEADPDLMRAIAEEERLMPHLHLSLQAGDDMILKRMKRRHLRDDAIRFCEEARRLRPDIVFGADLIAGFPTETEEMFQNSLRLIEDCGLTFLHVFPFSPRKGTPAARMPMLERQEIKERARRLREAGEVAERRFLESELGHERRVLVEKEGSARTEQFAPVRLGSAGTAGDILNVRIAGIEAGMLQGQQLAEAA, encoded by the coding sequence ATGAGCCTCGACATCCTCACCTTCGGCTGCCGGCTCAACACCTATGAATCGGAAGTCATGCGCCGCGAGGCGGGCGAAGAGCTTTCCGACGCCATCATCGTCAACACCTGCGCCGTCACGGCGGAGGCCGTGCGCCAGGCACGTCAGGCGATCCGCAAGGCACGGCGCGAGAACCCCGGCCGCCGCATCGTCGTCACCGGCTGCGCCGCGCAGACCGATCCGGAAATGTTTGCCGAGATGGCGGAGGTCGATCTCGTTCTCGGCAATGCCGAAAAGACCGAGCGCTCCGCCTGGGCCCGCGTCGCCCGCTCGCCCATGGATCTGCCGCCGCTGGAAAAGATCGTCGTCTCCGACATCATGGCGATCCGCGAAACCGCGCCGCAATTCGTCGACGCCTTCGAGGGCCGCACCCGCGCCTTCGTGCAGGTCCAAAACGGCTGCGACCATCGCTGCACCTTCTGCATCATCCCCTATGGCCGCGGCAATTCCCGCTCTGTCGCCATGGGCCCGGTCGTGGAGGAAGTCCGCCGCCTCGTCGCCGCGGGCTATCCCGAAATCGTTCTGACCGGTGTCGACCTCACCTCCTGGGGCGCCGATCTGCCGGGCGCGCCGCGTCTTGGCCGTCTCGTGCGCACCATCCTGCGCCATGTGCCGGAACTCGCCCGCCTGCGCCTCTCCTCCATCGATTCCATCGAGGCCGATCCGGACCTCATGCGCGCGATCGCCGAGGAAGAGCGGCTGATGCCGCATCTGCATCTGTCGCTGCAGGCCGGCGACGACATGATTTTAAAGCGCATGAAGCGCCGGCATCTGCGCGACGATGCGATCCGCTTCTGCGAGGAGGCGCGCCGGCTGCGTCCCGACATCGTCTTCGGCGCCGATCTCATCGCGGGCTTCCCGACCGAGACGGAGGAGATGTTCCAGAATTCTCTCCGCCTCATCGAGGATTGCGGTCTCACCTTCCTGCACGTCTTCCCCTTCTCGCCGCGCAAGGGCACGCCGGCCGCACGCATGCCGATGCTCGAGCGCCAGGAGATCAAGGAGCGCGCACGCCGCCTCCGGGAAGCGGGCGAAGTCGCCGAGCGGCGGTTCCTCGAAAGCGAGCTCGGCCATGAGCGCCGCGTACTCGTGGAAAAGGAAGGCTCCGCCCGAACCGAACAATTCGCGCCGGTGCGCCTCGGGTCCGCAGGCACGGCCGGAGACATTTTGAACGTGCGCATCGCCGGCATCGAGGCCGGCATGTTGCAGGGCCAGCAGCTGGCGGAGGCCGCATAA
- a CDS encoding septation protein A — MSIFEREPGDPGRDHLPPLVKLLLELGPLVVFFFANARFDIFVATASFMVAIAISLGVSYWLTKKLAIMPLVTGIVVLVFGTLTLILHDEVFIKMKPTIVNALFGTILLGGLAFGRSFLGYVFDSVFRLDAEGWRKLTFRWGLFFFALAILNEVVWRNFSTDFWVSFKVFGIMPLTIVFTLTQMPLINRHSLEPLGGDK; from the coding sequence ATGTCGATCTTCGAGCGCGAACCGGGCGATCCCGGCCGCGATCACCTGCCGCCGCTCGTCAAGCTCCTGCTGGAGCTCGGCCCGCTGGTCGTCTTCTTTTTCGCCAATGCGCGCTTCGACATTTTCGTCGCCACCGCCTCCTTCATGGTGGCGATCGCCATCTCGCTCGGCGTCTCCTATTGGCTGACGAAGAAGCTCGCCATCATGCCACTCGTCACCGGCATCGTCGTCCTCGTCTTCGGCACCTTGACGCTCATCCTGCATGACGAAGTCTTCATCAAAATGAAGCCGACGATCGTCAACGCGCTCTTCGGCACCATCCTTCTGGGCGGCCTCGCCTTCGGCCGCTCCTTCCTCGGCTATGTCTTCGACAGCGTCTTCCGGCTCGATGCCGAGGGTTGGCGTAAATTGACCTTCCGCTGGGGCCTCTTCTTCTTCGCCCTCGCCATCCTGAACGAGGTGGTGTGGCGCAATTTCTCCACCGACTTCTGGGTGAGCTTCAAGGTCTTCGGCATCATGCCGCTCACCATCGTCTTCACGCTGACGCAGATGCCGCTCATCAACCGGCACTCGCTGGAGCCGCTCGGCGGCGACAAGTAG
- the ftsY gene encoding signal recognition particle-docking protein FtsY — protein MAKEKRGFFKRILFGEGNDVAEKEAPLDETQAEEDKAAEESEAASEEKAAAESTSEETTSEEAASEDTPSEEKDDEERLAGHQLETEDRGAQTTETDIGVVEEAEAPDADLHRPAAAPADADAEATSFAEHPVKEPEPQPEEEEADEDLAARAPAPEPEAPPHPEEPAEKATIEEAPAASEPEEDEPEPDEERAADILVPPESPAGTETTAEPAPDASPETAPETAKPATDLAPADEPQATELEPAETLPVATELPRQNWLQRLRAGLSKSSSTITSRLTGTFTKRRLDDETLEDLEDILIQADLGVTTATAITERLARERYDKTVGEDEIRNILAEEVAKVLDPVTEPLAIDAAKKPFVILVVGVNGSGKTTTIGKLAAKLHAEGRSVMLAAGDTFRAAAIEQLKIWGERTKSTVISREQGADAAGLVFDAMQAAKKEGSDVLIIDTAGRLQNRAELMDELEKVVRVIKKHDPSAPHTTLLTLDATTGQNALSQVEIFGQRAGVTGLVMTKLDGTARGGILVAIAAKHALPVHFIGVGEGIDDLQPFKAEDFARAIAGM, from the coding sequence ATGGCAAAAGAGAAGCGTGGCTTCTTCAAGCGCATCCTTTTCGGCGAAGGCAACGATGTCGCCGAGAAAGAGGCGCCGCTCGACGAGACGCAGGCGGAAGAAGACAAGGCCGCGGAAGAAAGCGAAGCCGCCTCGGAAGAGAAGGCCGCCGCAGAAAGCACCTCTGAAGAGACCACCTCCGAAGAGGCCGCGTCCGAAGACACCCCTTCCGAAGAAAAAGACGACGAGGAGCGCCTCGCCGGCCATCAGCTCGAGACGGAGGATCGCGGCGCCCAGACGACCGAGACCGATATCGGCGTCGTCGAAGAGGCGGAGGCGCCGGACGCCGACCTCCACCGCCCTGCCGCCGCGCCAGCCGATGCCGACGCGGAAGCGACCTCGTTCGCCGAACATCCGGTCAAGGAGCCAGAGCCGCAGCCTGAAGAAGAAGAGGCTGACGAAGATCTCGCGGCCCGCGCACCCGCCCCTGAACCCGAAGCGCCCCCGCACCCGGAGGAGCCGGCAGAGAAAGCCACGATCGAAGAGGCCCCGGCCGCTTCGGAGCCGGAAGAAGACGAGCCCGAGCCGGACGAAGAGCGCGCCGCGGACATTCTCGTGCCCCCGGAAAGCCCGGCAGGAACCGAGACGACCGCAGAACCCGCCCCTGACGCGTCCCCAGAGACGGCCCCTGAGACGGCAAAACCTGCGACCGACCTTGCGCCGGCCGACGAGCCGCAAGCCACCGAGCTCGAACCGGCCGAAACCCTCCCCGTCGCCACCGAGCTGCCGCGCCAGAACTGGCTGCAGCGCCTGCGCGCCGGCCTGTCGAAATCCTCGAGCACCATCACCTCGCGGCTCACCGGCACCTTCACCAAGCGCCGGCTCGACGACGAGACGCTGGAGGATCTCGAAGACATCCTGATCCAGGCCGATCTCGGCGTGACGACCGCGACCGCGATCACCGAGCGCCTCGCCCGCGAGCGCTACGACAAGACGGTCGGCGAAGACGAGATCCGCAACATCCTCGCCGAGGAGGTGGCAAAAGTACTGGACCCGGTCACCGAGCCGCTTGCCATCGACGCCGCCAAAAAGCCCTTCGTCATCCTCGTCGTCGGCGTCAACGGCTCCGGCAAGACGACGACGATCGGCAAGCTCGCCGCCAAGCTTCATGCCGAGGGGCGCAGCGTCATGCTCGCCGCCGGCGACACGTTTCGCGCCGCCGCCATCGAGCAGCTGAAGATCTGGGGCGAGCGCACCAAGAGCACCGTCATTTCGCGCGAACAGGGCGCCGATGCGGCCGGCCTCGTCTTCGATGCCATGCAGGCGGCGAAGAAAGAGGGAAGCGACGTCCTCATCATCGACACGGCCGGGCGTCTGCAGAACCGCGCCGAATTGATGGACGAGCTCGAAAAGGTCGTGCGTGTCATCAAGAAGCACGATCCGAGCGCACCGCACACGACGCTTCTCACGCTCGATGCGACGACCGGGCAGAACGCCCTCTCGCAGGTGGAAATTTTCGGCCAGCGCGCCGGCGTCACCGGCCTCGTCATGACCAAGCTCGACGGCACCGCCCGCGGCGGCATTCTCGTCGCCATCGCCGCAAAACACGCTCTGCCGGTGCATTTCATCGGCGTCGGTGAGGGCATCGACGATCTGCAGCCCTTCAAGGCGGAAGATTTCGCCCGGGCCATTGCCGGCATGTAA
- a CDS encoding tellurite resistance TerB family protein, producing MIDAQKLLDQFLGTGAQQGAGTPASPRQTSGGSIQDQIGGFLGGQGNSALKGALAGGLATYLLGSKRGRKLGGKAVKYGGMALVAGLAYKAWQNHQAKNDGSLPPQQQQPQIAHQPAQQLPSPEGTAFAPDGHEAEDRARLILSAMIAAAKADGYIDQDEQEAIYGRIEALDLDSEDKGLLFDEMRRPLSIDDLVERTPNQEVATEVYAASLLAIDPDHPAEKAYLDMLAARLGLPEALTHEVRRATDEVQEDGVPA from the coding sequence ATGATCGACGCGCAGAAGCTTCTCGACCAGTTTCTCGGCACGGGCGCACAACAGGGCGCCGGCACGCCGGCGAGCCCGCGGCAGACGTCCGGCGGTTCGATCCAGGATCAGATCGGCGGGTTTCTCGGCGGCCAGGGCAATTCGGCTCTGAAGGGTGCGCTCGCCGGCGGTCTCGCGACCTATCTTCTCGGCTCCAAGCGCGGCCGGAAACTCGGCGGCAAGGCCGTGAAATATGGCGGCATGGCCCTCGTCGCGGGCCTCGCCTACAAGGCTTGGCAGAACCACCAGGCGAAAAACGACGGCAGCCTGCCCCCCCAACAGCAGCAGCCGCAGATCGCCCATCAGCCGGCCCAGCAACTGCCATCCCCCGAAGGCACCGCCTTTGCGCCGGACGGCCACGAGGCGGAAGACCGCGCCCGCCTGATCCTGTCTGCCATGATCGCCGCGGCGAAGGCCGACGGCTACATCGATCAGGACGAGCAGGAGGCAATCTACGGGCGCATCGAGGCGCTCGATCTCGACAGCGAGGACAAGGGCCTTCTCTTCGACGAGATGCGCCGCCCGCTCTCCATCGACGATCTCGTCGAGCGAACGCCAAACCAGGAAGTGGCGACGGAAGTCTACGCCGCCTCGCTGCTCGCCATCGATCCCGACCATCCGGCGGAGAAAGCCTATCTCGACATGCTGGCGGCAAGGCTCGGCCTGCCCGAGGCGCTGACGCACGAAGTCCGCCGCGCCACCGACGAGGTGCAGGAAGACGGAGTGCCGGCATAA
- a CDS encoding NAD(P)/FAD-dependent oxidoreductase, translating into MSATTKNRYDVAIIGAGPAGMAAAVEVTRAGLSAIVLDEQPAPGGQIYRGIETSDEKRTKVLGPDYAAGRDIAKAFRACSAEYLPGATVWNIDSALGIDVSLGQGSKHIQAGAIVVATGAIERPTPMPGWTLPGVTTAGALQILLKANGVVSDDVVFVGSGPLLSLIAAQMLKAGVKPRAIVETVPQSRYVAALKHLPAALGAASYLVKGLAMMLSLRRAGVPIYRDATGIRIEGNGKAEAVTFTSGGKSHRLETTSVALHQGIVPNQQVTRLLRCDHEWNKSQHCFVPKVDEYFETTMADVYVAGDGAGIGGAVAARLRGRLAGLRIAEKAGRGNAQERRSVTDALMREAKIRPLLETLYAPSPEILAPADETLVCRCEEVTAGDIRKAVDLGAPGPNQVKSFLRSGMGPCQGRMCGLAVSEIIASRRGEPISEIGYYRIRPPLKPLLLSELAALESEEAVPADLADESAAVH; encoded by the coding sequence ATGAGCGCGACGACGAAAAACCGCTACGACGTCGCCATCATCGGCGCCGGTCCGGCCGGCATGGCCGCCGCGGTGGAAGTCACCAGGGCCGGGCTTTCCGCCATCGTTCTCGACGAACAGCCGGCACCCGGCGGACAGATCTATCGCGGCATCGAGACGAGCGACGAGAAGCGCACAAAGGTCCTTGGGCCCGATTATGCCGCCGGCCGCGACATCGCCAAAGCCTTCCGCGCATGCAGCGCCGAATATCTCCCCGGCGCCACCGTCTGGAACATCGACAGCGCCCTCGGCATCGACGTGTCGCTCGGCCAAGGCTCCAAACACATCCAGGCCGGCGCCATCGTAGTGGCGACGGGCGCCATCGAGCGGCCGACGCCGATGCCGGGCTGGACGCTTCCGGGCGTCACCACGGCCGGCGCTCTGCAGATCCTCTTGAAGGCGAACGGCGTCGTCTCCGACGATGTCGTCTTCGTCGGCTCCGGTCCGCTCCTGTCGCTGATTGCCGCGCAGATGCTGAAGGCCGGCGTCAAGCCGCGCGCCATCGTGGAGACCGTGCCGCAGAGCCGCTACGTGGCCGCGCTCAAGCATCTTCCGGCAGCCCTCGGAGCCGCATCTTATCTCGTGAAGGGCCTGGCGATGATGCTGTCGCTGCGCCGCGCCGGCGTGCCGATCTACCGCGATGCGACCGGAATCCGCATCGAGGGCAATGGCAAGGCGGAGGCCGTGACCTTCACGAGCGGCGGCAAATCCCACCGTCTCGAAACCACCTCCGTCGCGCTCCACCAGGGCATCGTGCCGAACCAGCAGGTCACGCGCCTTCTGCGCTGCGATCACGAATGGAACAAGAGCCAGCATTGCTTCGTCCCGAAGGTCGACGAGTATTTCGAGACGACCATGGCCGACGTCTATGTGGCAGGCGACGGTGCGGGCATCGGCGGCGCGGTTGCCGCCAGGCTGCGCGGGCGCCTCGCGGGCCTCAGGATCGCGGAAAAGGCCGGTCGCGGCAACGCCCAGGAGCGCCGCTCCGTCACCGATGCGCTCATGCGCGAGGCCAAGATCCGGCCGCTTCTGGAAACCCTTTACGCGCCCTCGCCGGAAATTCTCGCCCCCGCCGACGAGACGCTCGTCTGCCGCTGCGAGGAGGTGACGGCCGGCGACATCCGAAAGGCCGTCGATCTCGGAGCGCCGGGCCCCAACCAGGTGAAATCCTTCCTGCGCAGCGGCATGGGCCCCTGTCAGGGGCGCATGTGCGGGCTCGCTGTCAGCGAGATCATCGCCAGCCGGCGCGGCGAACCGATCTCGGAGATCGGCTATTACCGCATCCGACCACCCCTGAAGCCGCTCCTCCTGTCGGAGCTCGCAGCGCTCGAAAGCGAGGAAGCCGTTCCGGCCGATCTCGCTGATGAATCCGCAGCCGTACACTGA
- a CDS encoding RidA family protein produces the protein MIQRHIQTKINHRVVEHNGVLYFGGLVADDMSKDMKGQTEEICKKIDDLLAQVGSSKEKLLTAMIYISDFSQKDGMNEAWLAWLPAEHLPTRATIGVAELGKDTLIEVVVSAAK, from the coding sequence ATGATCCAGCGTCACATCCAGACGAAGATCAACCATCGCGTCGTGGAGCATAACGGCGTTCTCTATTTCGGCGGCCTCGTTGCCGACGATATGAGCAAGGACATGAAGGGGCAGACGGAAGAGATCTGCAAGAAGATCGACGATCTTCTGGCCCAGGTCGGCTCCTCCAAGGAGAAACTCCTGACGGCGATGATCTACATTTCCGACTTTTCCCAGAAGGACGGCATGAACGAGGCCTGGCTGGCCTGGCTGCCGGCCGAGCATCTGCCGACCCGCGCCACGATCGGCGTCGCCGAACTCGGCAAGGACACCCTCATCGAGGTCGTAGTCTCCGCGGCGAAGTAA
- a CDS encoding YihY/virulence factor BrkB family protein: protein MNNDRPHSQHARDPRGRDARQPTQIPFLGWKDIFWRVSQEIGEDRVSLVAGGVTFYLLLAAFPALGALVSIYGIYNDPANLASQLQALQAVMPQAGMDILQQELSRLVTAKSSSLSFAFLTTLALSLWSANKGVKSLFQALNVAYEEKEKRNFFVLNVVSLAFTLGFLILIILFLSATIVVPAVLAYLGLHQGWLVASIRWPILLLVAAFSIGILYRYGPSRRPSRWRWVTWGGTITAVVWIAASIMFSWYIANFADYNATYGSLGAVIGIMMWIWVSVFVLLAGAELNAEMEHQTARDTTLSPEKPIGLRGAHMADTVGKGLDGSGGGAGIDLFGTRQPLGRDRPFSFGELITLGIPFVLIAILLTPPKRRAAKSGRHSTKRDSVSGKKHGKSAKDKSAKDGRRSASGSVLASVLRLAAAQAAKR from the coding sequence ATGAACAACGACAGACCACACAGCCAGCATGCCCGCGATCCGCGCGGCCGCGATGCCCGCCAGCCGACACAGATCCCGTTTCTGGGCTGGAAAGACATTTTCTGGCGCGTGAGCCAGGAGATCGGCGAGGACCGCGTTTCGCTCGTGGCGGGTGGCGTCACATTCTATCTGCTTCTCGCCGCATTTCCGGCGCTCGGCGCGCTCGTTTCCATCTACGGGATTTACAACGATCCGGCCAATCTCGCCTCGCAGCTGCAGGCGCTGCAGGCGGTGATGCCGCAGGCGGGCATGGACATTCTGCAGCAAGAGCTGTCGCGGCTCGTGACGGCGAAATCCTCCTCGCTCAGTTTCGCGTTTCTGACCACGCTCGCTCTGTCGCTGTGGAGTGCCAATAAGGGCGTGAAGTCGCTGTTTCAGGCGCTCAACGTCGCCTATGAGGAGAAGGAGAAGAGGAATTTCTTCGTCCTCAACGTCGTGTCGCTCGCCTTCACGCTCGGCTTTCTGATCCTCATCATCCTGTTTTTGAGTGCCACGATCGTGGTGCCGGCCGTGCTTGCCTATCTCGGCCTCCATCAGGGATGGCTGGTCGCCTCTATCCGGTGGCCGATCCTGCTTCTGGTCGCGGCCTTTTCGATCGGCATCCTCTATCGCTACGGGCCGAGCCGGCGGCCCTCGCGCTGGCGCTGGGTGACCTGGGGCGGGACGATCACCGCCGTGGTGTGGATCGCGGCCTCGATCATGTTCTCCTGGTACATTGCGAATTTCGCCGATTACAACGCCACCTACGGATCGCTCGGGGCGGTGATCGGCATCATGATGTGGATCTGGGTGTCGGTGTTCGTGCTCCTCGCAGGCGCCGAGCTCAACGCCGAGATGGAGCATCAGACCGCCCGCGACACGACCTTGTCGCCGGAAAAACCGATCGGGCTACGCGGCGCGCATATGGCCGATACGGTTGGCAAGGGGCTCGACGGGTCGGGCGGCGGTGCCGGCATCGACCTCTTCGGCACGCGCCAGCCGCTCGGACGCGACCGGCCGTTCAGCTTCGGCGAATTGATCACGCTCGGGATCCCCTTCGTGCTGATCGCCATCCTTCTCACCCCGCCAAAACGGCGGGCGGCGAAGAGCGGACGGCATTCGACGAAGCGGGACAGCGTGTCCGGTAAGAAGCACGGAAAGAGTGCCAAGGACAAAAGCGCCAAGGACGGGCGGCGATCGGCGTCCGGGAGCGTTCTCGCGTCGGTTCTGCGTCTGGCCGCGGCGCAAGCCGCCAAGCGCTGA